From Lolium perenne isolate Kyuss_39 chromosome 5, Kyuss_2.0, whole genome shotgun sequence, a single genomic window includes:
- the LOC127326305 gene encoding uncharacterized protein, whose protein sequence is MGQKAQQNPSTPFSRSAVSLSRFVPEEPKPLSPPTPPHPLPVPLQRRRLSQGWSRTGTKLLCPVAGASSEWLMVPLMDECGKTRKEEIDIDAMAAASDSPILDVILSNGAKASMPVNNSMVLKRIYSYSYEGKTHTDLLLEPRFQLVLSLKPGT, encoded by the exons ATGGGCCAAAAAGCCCAACAAAATCCATCTACTCCTTTCTCTCGTTCAGCCGTCTCTCTCTCTCGCTTCGTCCCCGAGGAACCCAAACCCCTATCTCCCCCAACACCACCACATCCCCTACCTGTGCCCCTTCAACGGCGCCGCCTCTCCCAGGGATGGAGCCGGACAGGGACAAAGCTGCTTTGTCCCGTGGCTGGTGCCAGCAGCGAATGGCTCATGGTGCCTCTGATGGACGAGTGCGGCAAGACGAGGAAggaggagatcgacatcgacgCGATGGCCGCAGCCTCCGATAGTCCGATCCTTGATGTGATCCTTTCCAACGGTGCCAAGGCATCCATGCCAG TGAACAATAGCATGGTGCTAAAGCGGATCTATTCTTATTCTTATGAAGGAAAGACGCATACTGATTTATTACTTGAG CCCAGGTTTCAGCTGGTGTTGTCATTGAAGCCAGGGACATAA